The sequence below is a genomic window from Hyalangium ruber.
TAAGGAACCTTACCCGCCATGGAACTGCAGAGTGTAGGCAGCCCGGCCCTATGGGCCGGCTTCATCGTTTTCGTCCTCGCCATGCTGGCGCTGGACCTCGGAGTCTTCCACCGCAAAGCCCACGTGATCCGCGCCAAGGAAGCCCTCCTCTGGAGCGGCGTCTGGGTGAGTCTCGCGCTGGTGTTCAACGCGGGCATCTGGTGGAAGTTCGGCCCCGAGCCCGCCGTGCAGTTCCTGACCGGCTACTTGATCGAGAAGTCGCTGTCGGTCGACAACATCTTCGTCTTCGTCATCATCTTCTCGTCGCTCGCCATCCCGTCGCTCTACCAGCACCGGGTGCTCTTCTGGGGCATCCTCACCGCCCTGATCCTCCGCGCGGTGATGATCTTCGCCGGCGTGGCCATGCTCCAGCGCTTCCACTGGCTCATCTACGTCTTCGGCGCCTTCCTCATCCTCACGGGCCTCAAGCTCTTCCTCAACCGCAACAAGGAGGAGCACCCCGAGAACAGCCCCGTCATGCGCTGGGCCCGCCGCGTCATCCCCTCCACCAGCAAGCTCCACGGCGAGCACTTCTTCACCCTGGAGAATGGCAAGCGCCTGGCCACCCCCCTCTTCATGGCCCTGCTGCTCGTGGAGGCCACCGACGTCCTCTTCGCCCTGGACTCCATCCCCGCCATCTTCGCCGTCACCCAGGACCCGTTCATCGTCTTCACCTCGAACATCTTCGCCATCCTGGGCCTGCGCTCCCTCTTCTTCCTCCTGGCCGGCATGGTGGAGAAGTTCAGCTACCTCAAGGTCGGCCTGTCCGCGGTCCTCGTCTTCGTCGGCGCGAAGATGACCCTGGTCGACGTGGTGAAGATCCCCGCCTTCGTCTCCCTGGGTGTCATCGCCCTGCTCATCGGCGGCTCGGTGGTGGCCTCGCTGCGCAAGGCACGCGCCCTGGAGGCCGCCAAGCCCGCCGCTCCGGTTGACCCGGTGGTCGAGGCGAACTGAGTCGCTGAAAAAGTCAGAGGCCGTGAGCCCTGGGGATTTCTCCCGGACTCACGGCCTCTCAAGTGTGGGCGCAGCAGGGTTTGAACCTGCGACCCCTGCCGTGTGAAGGCAGTGCTCTACCGCTGAGCTATACGCCCGTTGCGTTGACGCGACGCGGGGGTAAATGCCATCCGGCCCCTCAGCTGTCAACGCTATTCAACCGCCGCCCTCCCCGTTTGTATGCCGCCGGAGGTACGGCCTAATCCCTATGCTTCCACGCCTGGGGAGCGCTCACTCCGGGGTGAGCTCGTCCAGCTTCTCGTCCAGCTCCCGCAGGCGGCGCTTGAGGCTCGAGAGCTTCTTGCCCACGGCCTTGTAGTCCCCCTGGGGAGCGAAGTTCAGCGCCCGCATCAGGTCCTGCTGCCCCTTGTCGACCGCCTGCTTGCCCCGCTGCACCTTCCCGATGGCGCTGGCGATCTGCATGGCGCGCTTCTCGTCCGCCATGAGCTTCTCCACCGCCTTGGCCGAGACGCCCAGCGCCCGCTTCTTCAGTTCCTTGCCGATGCCCATGCGAGGCCTCACCGCTCGTCGATGAACTCCGTCTTCAGCGCCGCGAAGACCCGGTCCGCGATGCCCTTGTAGCGCATCCGCTCGATGAGGGGCTGCAGGTCTCCCTTCACCGCGATGCGGCGCTTGAGCACCGCCTCCACCGGATCCAGGGTGCCCCGGAGCAGCTCCTTCCACACCGAGTACTGCGCCCGCGCCACGTACGCCGGCTCGAACTCGTCCAAATCGTCCGGATCGTCCAGCACCCGAAGCTTCTTGATGCGGCCGTTCTCGGGGACGATGTGGACCACGAACGCCTTGGCCAGCTTGCCGGGCTCGGCTTCCACCACCGCCCCGAAGTCCCCGTTCCAGCCCTGGCCGGCCGCCACGGACTCGGGGTCCGCGTTGGTCAGCCGCACTGCCTCCTCACACCACTCCTTCGACGGGAACTTCGGCATCGCGTCTCCCTACCGCTTCCAGAACGCCTTGATGCTGGAGAGGAGGCTGCCACCTTCCGCCGCCTGCTGCGGCTGGGGCTGCCCGACCTCTTCCTTCGGCATCGACTCCGCGATCGCCCGCTTCAGATCCGCGGGTGTATCCCGGGTGGCCAGCTCCAAGCGCTTCATGGCGGAGCCCTCCTCCACCATCACCTGGAGCAGGCACTCCTCCGTCAGCTTGAAGTCGATCTTCCGGCCCGCCGCCGACGCGGGAACACGCACCGTGCCCAGGTACTCGTTGTCCACGATCAGGTCGCTGTCGCCCTGGTAGATGTCCAGCTCGATGAACTGCGAGCTGGGATCCTTCGGCGCCGGCAGCCGGAAGCTGCGCACCAGCGGAATGGCCGAGTTCTTCTCGATGATGCGCCGCACCCGCAGGTTCGGCAGCCCGTAGCCGATGGGCATCGACAGCGCGTCCAGCAGCGTCACCGAGTCCAGGCTGCCCAGCGAGTCGGCCAGCAGCGCCGCGCCCAGCGCCACGCACTCGTCCGGATGCACGCCCTTGCGCGGCGGCTTGCCGAAGTGCTCCTGGATCTTCTGCTGCACCAGCGGCATGCGGCTCTGGCCGCCCACCAGGATGATCTCGTCGATCTCCGTGCGCTTGATGCCCTTCTCTTCCAGCACCCGGTCGCACATCTCAAAGGTCCGGGCCACCAGATCGCCCGTGAGCGCGTTGAGCACGTCGCGGGTCAGCGGAATCCGCAGGTCGATCGGCTTGCCCTTGCGCTCTTCGATGTAGGGCAGATCGATGACCACGTTGAGGCGCAGCGTGAGATCGATCTTCGCGGCCTCGGCCGCGTTCTTGATCCGCTGCATCGCGATGGGGCTCTGCGCCAGATCGATCCCGTGCGCCTCGTGGAACTTCTGGAGCACGTAGTCGATGACCCGGTTGTCGAAGTCCACGCCGCCCAGGAAGGTGTCGCCGCCGGTGGCCAGCACCTCGAAGACGTTGCCCGTCAGTTGCAGCACGGACACGTCGAAGGTGCCGCCGCCCAGGTCGTACACCAGGATCTTCTGATCCAGGCCCCGGTTGAAGCCGTAGGCCAGGGCCGCCGCCGTGGGCTCGTTGACGATGCGCTTGACGTCGAAGCCCGCCAGGCGCCCCGCCTCCTTCACCGCGTTGCGCTGGTTGTCGTTGTAGTAGGCCGGCACCGAGATGACGGCCTCGGCGATGGGCCCTCCCAGGAACTGCTCGGCGATGGTCTTCACCTGCCCGAGGATCAGCCCCGCCACGTGCTGCAGCGAGTACGTCTTGCCCCCGAGCGCCACCGCCGCGTCACCGTCCGCGCCCTCGACGATGTCGTAGTGGAAGTAGCTCTTGAGCTCCTCCACCGCCTTGGAGTGGTACTTGCGCCCGATGAGCCGCTTGGTGCCGTAGAGCGTGTTCTTCGGGTTGGTGACCATCTGGTCCTTGGCGATACCGCCGACCAGCATGTCTCCCTTGGACGACAGCGCGACCACGGACGGCAGGATCAGGTTGCCGCGATCGGTGGGGACAATCTTCGGGATGCGGTTACGCACTGACGCGACCAGCGTGTTGGTCGTGCCCAGGTCGATCCCGATGATGCGAGGTTTGTCCGCCATGAGGTTCCAGGCGCTAGCCGACAGGAGACTCACCGCCCAGCCCGACTCTGTATCACGACACCGCGCGACATGCGCGTTTCTGGCCGCCAGCTATTCCTGGGACTCCGGATCCGGCTTGGGGGGCAGCGCCTTGGCGCCCTCCAGGCGGGGGAGCACCGGCGTCTCCATCGCCTCCAGGATGAGTCGGTCATACGGAGCGTCCGCCCCCACCGGCAGCTCCTCGATGAAGCGCGACTGGCGGAGGATGATCCGCGCCCCGTCCTGGGGGTTGGTCGTCAGCGGGTAGGTCAGCGCCAGCTCGTCCTTGGCCCGAGTAACAGCTACGTAGAAGAGGCGCCGCTCCTCCTCCTCCTCCTCCGGGTTGCGGATGGCCGTCACCAGCGGGAAGCGCCCCTCCGCCAGCCAGATGACGAAGACCGCCTTCCACTCCAGCCCCTTGGCCTGGTGGACCGTGGACAGGGTGAGGAACTCGTCCGGCTCCTCCGCGGCGACGGCGTCCTCGGCGGAGAACTCCGACACCAGGGCGATCTCCGAGAGGAAGCGCGGCAGGTCCTCGAAGCGGCCCGCGTACTCGGCCAGCTGGCGCAGATCCTCCTCGCGGCGCTGCCCTTCGGCGCCGAACTCGTCCCGGAGGTACTCCCCATAGCCCCCCGTCAGCACGTCCTCGATGAGTTGACCCGGAGTGCGGGTGGAGTCCGCACGGCCCAGGCGGGCCATCAGTGAGCTGAAGCGGGCGAACCCCGAGGAGGCCCGGCGCGGCACGTGGCGGCGGACGTCCGGGTGCTCCAGCTTCTCCTTCACGGGCAGCTCCGGCGGCAGGCCGAGCACGGCCGTCCAGAGGGACTCCGCCGTGGCCTGCCCCACCCCCGACACCAGCTTCACCACCCGCTTGAAGGCCAGCTCATCCCCAGAGCTCTGCGCGAAGCGCAGGTGGGCCAGCACGTCCTTGATGTGGGCCTGCTCGAAGAAGCGCACCCCGGAGCGTACCCGAAAGGG
It includes:
- a CDS encoding TerC family protein, producing the protein MELQSVGSPALWAGFIVFVLAMLALDLGVFHRKAHVIRAKEALLWSGVWVSLALVFNAGIWWKFGPEPAVQFLTGYLIEKSLSVDNIFVFVIIFSSLAIPSLYQHRVLFWGILTALILRAVMIFAGVAMLQRFHWLIYVFGAFLILTGLKLFLNRNKEEHPENSPVMRWARRVIPSTSKLHGEHFFTLENGKRLATPLFMALLLVEATDVLFALDSIPAIFAVTQDPFIVFTSNIFAILGLRSLFFLLAGMVEKFSYLKVGLSAVLVFVGAKMTLVDVVKIPAFVSLGVIALLIGGSVVASLRKARALEAAKPAAPVDPVVEAN
- a CDS encoding Hsp70 family protein, which produces MADKPRIIGIDLGTTNTLVASVRNRIPKIVPTDRGNLILPSVVALSSKGDMLVGGIAKDQMVTNPKNTLYGTKRLIGRKYHSKAVEELKSYFHYDIVEGADGDAAVALGGKTYSLQHVAGLILGQVKTIAEQFLGGPIAEAVISVPAYYNDNQRNAVKEAGRLAGFDVKRIVNEPTAAALAYGFNRGLDQKILVYDLGGGTFDVSVLQLTGNVFEVLATGGDTFLGGVDFDNRVIDYVLQKFHEAHGIDLAQSPIAMQRIKNAAEAAKIDLTLRLNVVIDLPYIEERKGKPIDLRIPLTRDVLNALTGDLVARTFEMCDRVLEEKGIKRTEIDEIILVGGQSRMPLVQQKIQEHFGKPPRKGVHPDECVALGAALLADSLGSLDSVTLLDALSMPIGYGLPNLRVRRIIEKNSAIPLVRSFRLPAPKDPSSQFIELDIYQGDSDLIVDNEYLGTVRVPASAAGRKIDFKLTEECLLQVMVEEGSAMKRLELATRDTPADLKRAIAESMPKEEVGQPQPQQAAEGGSLLSSIKAFWKR
- a CDS encoding SCP2 sterol-binding domain-containing protein; translated protein: MPKFPSKEWCEEAVRLTNADPESVAAGQGWNGDFGAVVEAEPGKLAKAFVVHIVPENGRIKKLRVLDDPDDLDEFEPAYVARAQYSVWKELLRGTLDPVEAVLKRRIAVKGDLQPLIERMRYKGIADRVFAALKTEFIDER